Genomic window (Arcobacter aquimarinus):
TAATAGAGTTATCTACATGTGATTCTGCTGCAAAGTGAATAACACCTTTTATATCATATTCACTAAATATAAATTCAACTAATTCTCTATTACAGATATCACCTTTTATAAATTTATAGTTAGGATTTAGTTCACACTCTTTTAGATTTTCCAAATCACCTGCATAAGTTAAAAGGTCTAGATTTACTAAGTTATAATTTGGGTATTTTTCTAGAAAGTATGGCACAAAGTTTGAACCTATAAATCCTGCTGTTCCTGTTAGTAGTATTGTCTTATTTTTATTATTGAACATTTTATTTTCCTTGACTAAAATATACAAATATTTGTCTATACTATTTTTGGAAAGTTATTTTCTCTTCTCTTTATTTAGCTGTCATTATATGCAATTTCTTCTAAACATACTATTTTATTATCTTTTTTAATTTATACGAATTATTTAACTTTTATAAAACTATAACAAAATATTAATACCTAAGCATAAAAATCTTTTCGCTAAAATTCTTATCCTAAATTCTTTATTTTCTAATATTTTTATATTTTTAATAAATTATATGTAATAATCTGTTAATAAATTAAAAGGTTTTTATATGCAAAACACAATCCCAGAAGACATAATAAAAATACAAAAAAAACTTGCTACTTTTGAAAAAGATTCTAGAAATTATAAGAAGTATACAAAAATTTTAGCAAAACATATCAAATCTCATACTATGAAAAAAAGAGTTAATGCACATATTAAAACTATTGAAAATGTAGAGAAGATTGAAAAAACAGCCTTCGAGGATATTTTAAAATAAAAACATTACAATTTGTAATAAAAATTAAGGCTTCAAAAAAAATCTGCTAAAATCCCAACATAAAATATAACAAAACAAATCAACATAGGAAATATTATGGATGAGAATCAAAAAAAATCACTTGAATTAGCTATCAAACAAATTGATAAAACTTTTGGAAAAGGTACACTTATTAGACTAGGAGATAAAGTAGTAGTTCCTACTGAAACTGTTAGTACAGGCTCTTTAGGACTTGATTTAGCTCTAGGAGTTGGTGGACTTCCAAAGGGAAGAGTTATTGAAATCTATGGACCTGAAAGTTCAGGGAAAACAACTCTTACACTTCATGCAATTGCAGAATGCCAAAAAGCTGGTGGAGTTTGTGCATTCATAGATGCAGAACATGCTCTTGATGTAAAATATGCTAAAGATATTGGTGTTGATACTGATAATCTATTGGTTTCACAACCAGATTTTGGAGAGCAAGCTCTTGAAATTTTAGAAACAGTTATTAGAAGTGGTGCAGTTGATTTAGTTGTCGTAGATTCAGTTGCAGCACTAACTCCTAAAGTTGAAATTGATGGAGATATGGACGATCAACAAGTTGGTGTTCAAGCAAGACTTATGTCTAAAGCTCTTAGAAAAATTACTGGTTTATTAAATAAAATGAATTGTACAGTAATCTTTATTAACCAAATAAGAATGAAAATTGGAATGACAGGATACGGAAGTCCAGAAACAACAACAGGTGGAAATGCACTTAAATTTTACTCATCAGTTAGACTTGATATTAGAAGAATTGCAACACTAAAACAAGGTGAAAATTCTATAGGTAATAGAGTAAAAGTAAAAGTTGTAAAAAATAAAGTAGCAGCACCATTTAAACAAGCTGAATTTGATATTATGTTTGGAGAAGGAATCTCTAAAATAGGAGAACTTATAGATTATGGTGTAAAACTTGATATTATTGATAAAGCAGGAGCTTGGTTCTCTTATGGGGATTCAAAAATTGGTCAAGGAAGAGAAAACTCAAAAGTATTCCTAAAAGATAATCCAGAAATAGCCAAAGAAATAGAAAATAAAATTCTTGAATCTATGGGTGTAAATGATTCTATTATTGCAAGTAGTTCTGAAGATATGGATGATATGGCAGACTTAGATGACTAAAATATAATCAAAGGAAGTAGTTCCTTTGATTACAAATTAAAAAATTTCTCTCAAAAAATCACAAAAGCAAATCACAAATTTTTTTTAGCTATAATATCTCAAATTATGAAAATAGGAGACCTACGTGGTATTTATTGATAATGTTTACGCTGATGAAGTATTAGATTCAAGAGGTAACCCAACTGTAAGAGCTACAGTGATATTAAGTGATGGAACTAAGGGAAGTGCAATAGTACCAAGTGGTGCAAGTACAGGGAAAAGAGAAGCACTAGAGTTAAGAGATGGTGATAATAGATTTTTAGGAAAAGGTGTTTTAAAAGCTGTTGAAAATGTAAACACTGTAATTGCAAATGAATTAATTGGATTAAGTCCATTTAATCAAGCTGAAATTGATGCAACTATGAAAGATATTGATGGTACTCATAACTACTCAAATCTTGGTGCAAATGCAGTTTTAGGTGTATCTATGGCAACTGCAAGAGCTGCGGCTAATTCTTTACAAATTCCATTATATAGATATTTAGGTGGGGCAAATGCTATGACTATGCCTGTTCCTATGTTTAATATCATTAATGGTGGAGAGCATGCAAATAATTCTGTTGATTTCCAAGAGTATATGATTATGCCAACAGGATTTGAAAACTTTAATGATGGATTAAGAGCAGTTGCTGAAATTTATCAACACTTGAAAAAAGTTATTGATTCTATGGGTGAAAGTACAGCAGTTGGTGATGAAGGTGGATTTGCTCCAAATTTAAAATCAAATGAAGAACCAATCCAAGTTATTATGACAGCTATTGAAAAAGCTGGTTATAAAGCTGGTGAGCAAATTGCAATCGCACTTGATGTTGCAGCTTCTGAATTGATTAATGAAAAAGGTTTATATGTATTACATTCTGAAAATAGAGAATTAACTTCAGCAGAACTTGTTGAATATTATGCTGATTTATGTTCA
Coding sequences:
- the recA gene encoding recombinase RecA → MDENQKKSLELAIKQIDKTFGKGTLIRLGDKVVVPTETVSTGSLGLDLALGVGGLPKGRVIEIYGPESSGKTTLTLHAIAECQKAGGVCAFIDAEHALDVKYAKDIGVDTDNLLVSQPDFGEQALEILETVIRSGAVDLVVVDSVAALTPKVEIDGDMDDQQVGVQARLMSKALRKITGLLNKMNCTVIFINQIRMKIGMTGYGSPETTTGGNALKFYSSVRLDIRRIATLKQGENSIGNRVKVKVVKNKVAAPFKQAEFDIMFGEGISKIGELIDYGVKLDIIDKAGAWFSYGDSKIGQGRENSKVFLKDNPEIAKEIENKILESMGVNDSIIASSSEDMDDMADLDD
- the eno gene encoding phosphopyruvate hydratase → MVFIDNVYADEVLDSRGNPTVRATVILSDGTKGSAIVPSGASTGKREALELRDGDNRFLGKGVLKAVENVNTVIANELIGLSPFNQAEIDATMKDIDGTHNYSNLGANAVLGVSMATARAAANSLQIPLYRYLGGANAMTMPVPMFNIINGGEHANNSVDFQEYMIMPTGFENFNDGLRAVAEIYQHLKKVIDSMGESTAVGDEGGFAPNLKSNEEPIQVIMTAIEKAGYKAGEQIAIALDVAASELINEKGLYVLHSENRELTSAELVEYYADLCSKYPIVSIEDGLSEDDWDGWKILTDKLGSKVQLVGDDLFVTNASILAEGIKKGIANSILIKPNQIGSVSETMQTIRLAQRNNYNCVMSHRSGESEDAFIADFAVALNCGQIKTGSTARSDRIAKYNRLLEIGAEIGYAEYLGKQPFSKK